The Nitrososphaerales archaeon DNA window TGCGCCTAGCACGTATTGTCGGCACGTCAGCCTTTTAATGGCGTCGGGCCTCCCGCCAAGAAAGAGGCCAAGTACGGTGTCGCATTTCGACAGAAGGAGGAGAACATCAGCCCTAGGGGTCTCCTTGGTGTCGCTCTTTGTGCTCTTCGCCGCAGTCCAATCCACCATCCCTTGGATGCCCAACGTCACTGCGTCGAGCTCGACCTTCGTCGTCCTCAGCGCCAACTGGTCCTCTAGCTCAGGCGCGGCTGGCCCCGGCTCGACAAATGTGCCCCTCACCGTTGACATTGAGTACACCGGGGGTACGGCCGCGAACTCCGTGATAGGGATGCTCCGGTTGCCGGCAGGATTCACCGACACGAGCGGGAACAACACTCCAATAACTGGCACCGGCGTCGTCTCCGCATCTTCCATCTTCCACCTGAAGTACAATCTTACCATAGCGGACAAAGTATCGGTTGGGACATACTCGATGCCCATCCAGTTCACTTGGACCACAAGCGCGGGTGGCAGCCTCGCCGTAAACGCTGAGACCGACACATTCACGCTGAGCCTGCTTGGGACGGTCGTACTGAGCTTCCAGCCATCTCAGACGTCGTTGAACGCAGGAGAGGTCAACGCAGTAGCCGTCACGCTTAGCAACAGCGGCACAGGCACCGCCACGCAGATCAAGCCCTCCGTTTCAACGTCCGCAGGGAACGTGCTTACGGTTCTGCCGGTCGTCACTTCTCTTGGGGGCGGCTCCTCGACGCCGTTGGTCGTAGACGTCTTCGTGCCCTCATCCTCTGCGGGTTCAGCTGTCATCCTCACTTTCACCACCACCTATGACGATGCCTACGGGAACAGCGAAGTGGCGACACAGGCAGTCGGCTTCCATACTGTGAGCGCACCAGAGCCGATACTGAGTTTCACATCCCCGTCCGCGTCACTCGTGCCCGGGCAGGTCAACCACGTGCAAATCGTGCTCGCAAACCTTGGCCCAGGCGACGTCACACGCGTGTACGCCACCATCACAGCCTCGACAGGCTTCAGCGTCTTGAACCAGATTCCGATGGTGGCCGCTCTGCCTGCTGGCACCTCCGTGAACGCCACCGTGAGGGTGTTCGCGCCGACATCGGCCGCCGGAACGGCAGCGACGCTAACCTTCGCCTACTCGTATGTCGACCCCTACGGCACGTCCACCTTCACCAGCCAGACAATTGGCTTCTACACCTTGAGCGCATCAAGCATCGCGACGAGCACTTCCCTAGCCGTCGTGACTTCGAGCAACTCGCTCTTGACTGGCGAGGAGTCACCGGTTTCTTTCACGATCACAAACACAGGTCAGCAGTCTGTCTATTCGCCGACGTTCTCGCTCAGCGTTCCCTCCGGCCTGGCCGTCACGGCCAATTCGACGTACACGCGGACTGGCCTGAAGATAGCCCCTGGGCAGAGCATCACGTACCACGCCAACGTAACCAGCGGCCCCGAGACTGCTGAGGGTGCGTACACTGGCACGCTTGTTGTCACCTACACCGACCAGTTCGGCAATCAATACAGCCAGACATTCTCGCCTGGATTCGTTCTTGTGGGGTCGATAGACCTGGTGATTCAGGGCCTGACGGCGACACAAGCCGATGCCACCTCCATCACTGTGGCCGGCACGCTCCTGAACGAAGGGCAGAGTTCGGCTTACTACCTACAAATCACGGGGAGCGTGCAAGGCGGGGCGACAGGCACGGACTACGTCGGAGAGGTGGACCCGAACACACCCTTGCCCTTCTCGGTGACCGTCCCGTACAGAGCTTCCTCCTCGTCGGCTCCGCAGTTGAACCTGACGCTGCTGGCCAGCTACAAGAACGACTACGGGCAGAGTCTTCAGTATGAGCACGTGATTCAGGTCAGGCTGGGGGTGGCCTCCCAAGGGAGCTCGCTGACCACAGGGTCTGCCACTGGCTCCAGCGTCAGCTCCTCCACGGCGGACCTGCTAAGGTATGCCGTCGCCGCTGTGATAGTGATTGCTGTCGCCGCTTCGGCCTTGTACGTCAGACGCACCCGTTCGAGGAACAGGGCGTCACGGAAGGAGAGTTCTAACGTCATCTGAGCGGGGCGTCGCAGCGAATTGCGCATCCAAGATCTGGTAGGGTTCGCTTGGAAGGCGATGTCCGACAGGAAGCTCAGGGCAGCCCTAACCATTCTTGGTATCGTGATCGGGCCCGCGACCATCGTCGCCCTCGTGGGTGCGACTGCGGGGTTCAGCAACGCGGTCACAGCCCAGTTCGCGAAGACGGGAACGACGAGCATCTTCCTCTCCCCTGCAGAGCGGGGCATCACGCTCACATCGACTGACATACCCACTCTCCAGGCGATGGCTGGCGTGCAGGCGGTGGTGCCCTTCTACCTCCTCACAGGGACGGTCACGCAAGGGTCCCAGACCACTTCTGTCCAGGTGATGGCCGGCGACTTCTCGCAGCTCGCCCTCGTCCTCCCTGGCCTTTCTCTGCAGAACGGCACGGTTCCCTCGGCCAACGACCTGGGTGGAGCTATTGTCGGGAACAGAATTGCTTTCCCTAACGTGGCAGGCGTCCCCAATATTGGGCTCAACCAGATCGTCACCGTGTCGTTTTCTGCCTTCGGCGGCTTCGGTGCGACGGGCGCGTCGGGGGATAGATCCTTCGTGGCGAGGGGCATCTATGGCCCCTTCGGGCAAGGTTTCCTGATCAACCCTGACGACGGAATCTTCGTCCCGCTTACAGCGGGACAAACGATACTCCACACGAACAGGTACAGCGGTATCGTAGTCGTCGCGACCTCCACCGACACTGTCAACCAGGTGATGACGGAGATTACCAACCAATATGGGCAGCAGCTCCGGGTGACAGCAGTCACTTCGATTCTCTCGACCATTCAGACGATCACGGGCGGGATTGAGACAATCCTGGGCGCGGTCGCCGGAATATCGGTACTCGTTGCCTTCATTGGAATCATGACTACTATGTTCACCACCGTCGTGGAGAGGACGAAAGAGATTGGAATCCTGAAGGCCTTGGGATACAGCAGCGGGAACATCCTTTCCATATTCCTGGTCGAGGCTTCCGTGACTGGGTTCGCAGGAGGAGTAATTGGCGCTGTCGCGGGCACCGGTCTCTCGTTCCTTGTGGTGTCGTTCTTCAGCTCGGGGTTCTCTAGCAGCGGAGGGGGCGGAGGAGGCGGGGGCTTCGGCGGGGGCTCGGCCGGAGGAGGTGGCTTTGGTGGCGGCTTTGGCGGAGGAACGGCGGTTCGGTCAGCGGCATCATCGACGGCGTCGACTCTCTCGATAACGC harbors:
- a CDS encoding NEW3 domain-containing protein yields the protein MSHFDRRRRTSALGVSLVSLFVLFAAVQSTIPWMPNVTASSSTFVVLSANWSSSSGAAGPGSTNVPLTVDIEYTGGTAANSVIGMLRLPAGFTDTSGNNTPITGTGVVSASSIFHLKYNLTIADKVSVGTYSMPIQFTWTTSAGGSLAVNAETDTFTLSLLGTVVLSFQPSQTSLNAGEVNAVAVTLSNSGTGTATQIKPSVSTSAGNVLTVLPVVTSLGGGSSTPLVVDVFVPSSSAGSAVILTFTTTYDDAYGNSEVATQAVGFHTVSAPEPILSFTSPSASLVPGQVNHVQIVLANLGPGDVTRVYATITASTGFSVLNQIPMVAALPAGTSVNATVRVFAPTSAAGTAATLTFAYSYVDPYGTSTFTSQTIGFYTLSASSIATSTSLAVVTSSNSLLTGEESPVSFTITNTGQQSVYSPTFSLSVPSGLAVTANSTYTRTGLKIAPGQSITYHANVTSGPETAEGAYTGTLVVTYTDQFGNQYSQTFSPGFVLVGSIDLVIQGLTATQADATSITVAGTLLNEGQSSAYYLQITGSVQGGATGTDYVGEVDPNTPLPFSVTVPYRASSSSAPQLNLTLLASYKNDYGQSLQYEHVIQVRLGVASQGSSLTTGSATGSSVSSSTADLLRYAVAAVIVIAVAASALYVRRTRSRNRASRKESSNVI
- a CDS encoding ABC transporter permease; its protein translation is MRIQDLVGFAWKAMSDRKLRAALTILGIVIGPATIVALVGATAGFSNAVTAQFAKTGTTSIFLSPAERGITLTSTDIPTLQAMAGVQAVVPFYLLTGTVTQGSQTTSVQVMAGDFSQLALVLPGLSLQNGTVPSANDLGGAIVGNRIAFPNVAGVPNIGLNQIVTVSFSAFGGFGATGASGDRSFVARGIYGPFGQGFLINPDDGIFVPLTAGQTILHTNRYSGIVVVATSTDTVNQVMTEITNQYGQQLRVTAVTSILSTIQTITGGIETILGAVAGISVLVAFIGIMTTMFTTVVERTKEIGILKALGYSSGNILSIFLVEASVTGFAGGVIGAVAGTGLSFLVVSFFSSGFSSSGGGGGGGGFGGGSAGGGGFGGGFGGGTAVRSAASSTASTLSITPAISPELILLAVGLASLVGMLAGLLPAWRASRLTPVEALRQE